From a region of the Streptomyces sp. B21-083 genome:
- a CDS encoding FlgD immunoglobulin-like domain containing protein, with the protein MALTVLALGAGLMPSAEAGSGPGTAAVAHRAGKPSVTLKGQPGPLTKPAAPVSADAAGILSYNTGNSPSAAYTWERPNGTYVNGLPGPVVLEPPNGNNMWAVNGRFGLERVGKTLTYRIRNYDTGKVVQFDLPAGDTVTTVVTENRLLTLRKTAGKWTLHLLEIPAAGGRPVDRPVAGVPDDLPGTVTNVRLDARGAAISFGVGSSGIQTLLDFATRRLTVVPDEDASTSPLVSLSATTVLYAGNFDSDFKFYLVDRAHPDGPRTPLKVDSTVNLALLDNWAIYPDGEDKLVAQPAAGGAARTLLPQADSHTPVAGADGAVYTVGGTGPDDWAVRRITLGADGTPVVGVFVPLPRQTTYDVGGVAVDQGQLRVGTLHLPGDHSRADTYLSGSSLSLTASGRLNATPPRNVGDLGYHPPVGDGFPYDEQCTGQCLRLVGNGEGDVVRTPQTNYAPTLTASGRYSVQRPDPWSQYVLDGTKALSPTDRWHAASLWGSQLWSAGTRSGTVTAVSLPSMKALGSAVSVGAPCVPPEIQVVGRWIYWSCGPTKKAGVYDRTTKRVIKVPSGYAQLADGYLVSQNDAAARLSITYFPGAVPAARVGTSDLAPLTNQVGEPADRRRRFWAVDRFGGPMAYLTEAGDVTVNWPRVTTSPLAVIATDSPARVDLRAAGSKYTGVWNLSKPAASWKLTFVSAASGKTVRTLTGGRAAGKISATWDGTGPGGKKVPTGTYRWTLTAPPADHVGRSVTVKGSVAVRS; encoded by the coding sequence TTGGCGTTGACGGTCCTGGCGCTCGGGGCGGGGCTGATGCCGTCGGCGGAGGCTGGAAGCGGGCCGGGGACGGCTGCGGTCGCGCACCGCGCGGGGAAGCCGTCGGTCACCCTCAAGGGGCAACCGGGACCGCTGACGAAGCCGGCGGCACCGGTCAGCGCCGATGCTGCCGGCATCCTGTCCTACAACACCGGGAACAGCCCATCGGCGGCGTACACATGGGAGCGGCCGAACGGTACATACGTGAACGGCCTGCCCGGGCCCGTCGTTCTCGAGCCCCCTAACGGCAACAACATGTGGGCCGTCAATGGCCGCTTCGGCCTGGAGCGGGTCGGCAAAACCCTCACCTACCGGATCCGGAACTACGACACCGGCAAGGTAGTTCAGTTCGATCTGCCGGCCGGCGACACCGTCACCACGGTGGTCACCGAGAACCGCCTGCTGACGCTGCGGAAGACAGCGGGCAAGTGGACGCTGCATCTGCTGGAGATCCCCGCGGCCGGTGGCCGGCCGGTCGACCGGCCGGTGGCGGGTGTCCCGGACGACCTGCCGGGAACCGTCACCAATGTCCGGCTGGACGCCCGCGGAGCGGCGATCAGCTTCGGAGTAGGCTCGTCCGGCATCCAGACGCTGCTGGACTTCGCGACCCGCCGCCTGACCGTGGTGCCCGACGAGGACGCCTCCACGTCGCCCCTGGTGTCGCTCAGCGCCACCACGGTTCTGTACGCGGGCAACTTCGACTCGGATTTCAAGTTCTACCTCGTCGACCGCGCCCATCCGGACGGGCCCCGAACCCCGCTCAAGGTGGATTCCACCGTCAATTTGGCGTTGCTGGACAACTGGGCGATATACCCGGATGGCGAAGACAAGCTCGTGGCCCAGCCTGCCGCGGGCGGCGCGGCCCGCACCCTGCTGCCGCAGGCCGACAGCCACACCCCTGTCGCAGGTGCGGACGGCGCCGTCTACACCGTGGGCGGCACGGGCCCGGACGACTGGGCGGTTCGGCGCATCACCCTCGGCGCCGACGGGACCCCGGTCGTCGGCGTATTCGTACCGCTGCCCCGGCAGACCACGTACGACGTGGGCGGTGTCGCGGTCGACCAGGGACAACTCCGGGTCGGCACACTGCACCTACCGGGCGACCACTCCCGCGCGGACACGTATCTTTCCGGCTCCTCCCTGTCGCTGACGGCAAGTGGCAGGCTCAACGCCACGCCCCCGCGGAACGTCGGCGACCTCGGATATCACCCCCCGGTGGGCGACGGCTTCCCGTATGACGAACAGTGCACCGGGCAGTGCCTGCGGCTGGTCGGCAACGGCGAAGGCGACGTGGTGCGGACTCCCCAGACCAACTACGCACCCACGCTGACGGCATCCGGCAGGTACAGCGTTCAGCGCCCCGACCCTTGGTCCCAGTACGTCCTCGACGGGACCAAGGCGCTGAGCCCCACCGACCGTTGGCACGCGGCTTCCCTCTGGGGCAGCCAATTGTGGAGCGCGGGCACCAGGAGCGGCACCGTCACCGCGGTGTCCCTGCCGTCGATGAAGGCGCTCGGCTCCGCCGTGTCCGTGGGCGCCCCTTGCGTACCCCCGGAGATCCAGGTGGTGGGCCGGTGGATCTACTGGTCCTGCGGTCCCACCAAGAAGGCCGGTGTCTACGACCGCACCACGAAGCGCGTGATCAAGGTGCCGTCCGGCTACGCGCAACTGGCCGACGGTTACCTCGTCAGCCAGAACGACGCGGCGGCCAGGCTGAGTATCACCTACTTCCCCGGCGCGGTTCCGGCCGCGCGCGTGGGCACCAGCGACCTGGCTCCGTTGACGAACCAGGTGGGCGAACCCGCCGACCGGCGTAGGCGGTTCTGGGCCGTGGACCGGTTCGGCGGCCCCATGGCCTACCTCACCGAGGCGGGGGACGTGACGGTCAACTGGCCGCGCGTGACCACCTCTCCCCTTGCCGTCATCGCGACCGACAGCCCCGCCCGCGTGGATCTGCGCGCGGCCGGCAGCAAGTACACGGGGGTGTGGAACCTGTCGAAGCCGGCGGCGAGCTGGAAGCTGACGTTCGTCTCCGCCGCGAGCGGAAAGACCGTTCGTACCCTCACCGGCGGTCGGGCCGCGGGCAAGATCTCCGCGACGTGGGACGGCACCGGCCCGGGCGGCAAGAAGGTCCCCACGGGGACATACCGCTGGACCCTGACCGCACCGCCGGCCGACCACGTGGGCCGGTCCGTGACCGTGAAGGGTTCGGTCGCGGTGCGGTCGTAG
- a CDS encoding enoyl-CoA hydratase/isomerase family protein: MSVDPSLRVATDKETGVAVVTLDRPERLNALDLATASELAATWRELRFDDTVRTIVLTGAGPRAFCTGLDRTATVPQPDSPYMVDDPLERIGPKANDLWKPVIAAVNGMACGGAFYLLAESEFLVADPSATFFDPHTTYGMVSAYETMGMAQRMPYGEIARMALMGTAERVSAARAYEIGLVSEVSAPGGSLAASVEHARVIASYPPEGVQGTVRAVWAAKEAARAHALAFAPHLVRLGNLPGGRQAELFAARTRDFRLR; the protein is encoded by the coding sequence GTGAGCGTGGATCCGAGCCTGCGCGTCGCGACCGACAAGGAGACGGGGGTCGCCGTCGTCACCCTCGACCGGCCGGAGCGACTCAACGCCCTCGACCTCGCCACCGCCTCCGAACTGGCGGCCACCTGGCGGGAGTTGCGCTTCGACGACACCGTACGGACCATCGTGCTCACGGGGGCCGGGCCGCGCGCCTTCTGTACCGGCCTCGACCGGACCGCGACCGTTCCCCAGCCCGACTCGCCCTACATGGTGGACGATCCGCTGGAGAGGATCGGCCCGAAGGCGAACGACCTCTGGAAGCCGGTGATCGCCGCGGTGAACGGTATGGCGTGCGGCGGCGCCTTCTATCTCCTCGCGGAGTCGGAGTTCCTCGTCGCCGACCCGAGCGCGACCTTCTTCGACCCGCACACCACGTACGGCATGGTCAGCGCGTACGAGACGATGGGCATGGCGCAGCGGATGCCGTACGGGGAGATCGCGCGCATGGCGCTGATGGGGACGGCGGAGCGGGTGTCGGCGGCGCGGGCGTACGAGATCGGGCTGGTGAGTGAAGTCAGCGCACCCGGTGGGTCGTTGGCTGCCTCCGTTGAGCACGCCCGGGTCATCGCGTCGTATCCGCCGGAGGGGGTGCAGGGCACGGTACGCGCGGTGTGGGCGGCGAAGGAGGCGGCCCGCGCACACGCCCTCGCGTTCGCCCCGCACCTGGTCAGGCTCGGTAACCTCCCGGGCGGCCGGCAGGCGGAGCTGTTCGCGGCCAGGACCCGGGATTTTCGATTGCGATAG
- a CDS encoding RNA polymerase sigma factor, producing the protein MKRSREKAAAASELFAALYPRLAGWCRRLVDDDETAHEIASEAFTRLWARWTSVEEPRGFLYVTAANIVRDHWRKMERERRAMRHVTTEAALRTHTEASDPSVRLLVQSLPERLRVPILLHYYADMPIREVSALTGRKEGTIKADLHAAREQLRAHLRKSLDHTL; encoded by the coding sequence TTGAAACGGTCCCGCGAGAAAGCGGCGGCAGCGTCCGAGCTGTTCGCCGCCCTCTACCCGCGCCTGGCCGGCTGGTGCCGCCGTCTCGTCGACGACGACGAGACGGCCCACGAGATCGCCTCGGAGGCGTTCACGCGTCTGTGGGCCCGCTGGACGTCGGTGGAGGAGCCGCGCGGCTTCCTCTATGTGACAGCGGCGAACATCGTCCGGGACCACTGGCGCAAAATGGAGCGCGAACGAAGGGCCATGCGGCACGTGACCACGGAAGCGGCTCTGCGCACCCACACGGAGGCGTCGGACCCGTCCGTACGTCTCCTCGTCCAGTCGTTGCCGGAACGACTGCGGGTGCCGATCCTCCTCCACTACTACGCTGACATGCCCATCCGGGAAGTGTCCGCGCTGACCGGACGCAAGGAAGGAACCATCAAGGCCGACCTCCACGCGGCCCGTGAACAACTCCGTGCCCACCTGAGGAAAAGTCTTGACCACACGCTTTGA
- a CDS encoding MFS transporter yields MTGTTEALSGSAAVGNAARSVTRPFYVYAVLANTLFQRGVFVLFLYARGFSVGQVALLQTLLYLVSGFAELPTGVIADRIGRRASIVIGQLLIAGCLLGQVAFSNYWLFLALFIGQGVGMACVSGSDTALLYDLLVRRGATAGYVRIRSRFTMLGTVTSGAAIVLGGQLQRISWGVVYVGSAACLVLAVVVLMSRVPEIRGADAVDEQDGTGEEHRDATAWRAMLRIATPALVTLVVVSGLMHATLTPYIIFTQKTLSDQGAGTALVSVVISAGFFAGGLTPLLSDRADRRIGYRVIVPVSLLTLAAALGLSGLGVVWVTIAAFLALVGIPEITAVIVDNVFNEAVPSRYRASLLSMIAFVESALIGIGYLVLGVLMDRLGSSVGMATYAAVPLLACLLWLPVLFRGARVTTETEEPADRKAS; encoded by the coding sequence ATGACCGGCACCACGGAGGCCCTCAGTGGGTCGGCTGCGGTCGGCAACGCGGCACGAAGTGTCACGCGCCCGTTCTACGTATACGCCGTGCTAGCCAACACGCTGTTCCAGCGCGGTGTATTCGTCCTCTTCCTCTATGCGCGAGGCTTCTCCGTCGGGCAAGTGGCCCTGCTGCAGACACTGCTCTATCTGGTCAGCGGATTCGCGGAGTTGCCGACGGGAGTCATCGCCGACCGAATAGGCAGGCGTGCCAGCATCGTGATCGGCCAGTTGCTGATCGCCGGATGTCTGCTCGGGCAGGTGGCGTTCTCCAACTACTGGTTGTTCCTGGCGCTGTTCATCGGGCAGGGCGTGGGCATGGCATGTGTGTCCGGTTCGGACACCGCCCTGCTGTACGACCTGCTCGTACGTCGTGGAGCGACGGCCGGCTACGTCAGGATCAGGTCCCGGTTCACCATGCTCGGGACGGTCACCTCGGGAGCCGCCATCGTCCTCGGCGGCCAACTGCAGCGGATTTCCTGGGGAGTCGTCTACGTCGGTTCGGCGGCGTGTCTCGTCCTGGCCGTGGTGGTGCTGATGTCACGGGTGCCCGAGATCCGCGGCGCGGACGCGGTGGACGAGCAGGACGGAACCGGGGAGGAGCACCGTGACGCCACAGCTTGGCGGGCGATGCTTCGGATCGCCACGCCGGCGCTCGTGACACTTGTCGTGGTGTCGGGACTGATGCATGCGACGTTGACGCCGTACATCATTTTCACCCAGAAGACCCTCTCCGACCAGGGAGCGGGCACCGCACTGGTCAGCGTGGTCATATCGGCGGGATTCTTCGCCGGCGGGCTCACTCCGCTGCTGTCGGACCGCGCGGACCGGCGCATCGGGTATCGGGTCATCGTCCCGGTGTCTCTCCTGACGCTCGCCGCGGCGCTCGGCCTGAGCGGCCTCGGCGTTGTGTGGGTCACCATCGCCGCGTTCCTGGCCCTGGTCGGGATTCCCGAGATCACCGCCGTGATCGTGGACAACGTGTTCAACGAGGCGGTGCCGTCGCGCTACCGGGCGAGCCTGCTGTCGATGATCGCATTCGTGGAGTCGGCGCTCATCGGCATCGGCTATCTCGTCCTCGGCGTGCTCATGGACAGACTGGGCTCCAGTGTGGGCATGGCCACCTACGCCGCGGTCCCCCTGCTGGCATGTCTCCTGTGGCTCCCGGTGCTCTTCCGAGGGGCACGGGTGACCACCGAGACCGAGGAGCCCGCCGACCGAAAGGCATCCTGA
- a CDS encoding DUF397 domain-containing protein yields the protein MDGGDATLVTVRDSKTPPGAPVLHLSPTAWRHFTTER from the coding sequence ATGGACGGAGGAGACGCCACCCTCGTCACCGTCCGCGACTCAAAGACACCCCCCGGCGCCCCCGTACTCCACCTCTCCCCCACCGCCTGGCGGCACTTCACCACCGAGCGGTGA
- a CDS encoding FadD3 family acyl-CoA ligase, producing MRGDVEWDSIPRLVRAAAERYGDTEAVVDGRNRVSYTELGARVERAAAACVASGVTAGDRVAIWAPNSLDWMVSALGAVSAGAVLVPLNTRFKGAEAAYVLARSRARLLFVTGTFLGTSYVASLRRAAGSGDGDGPLPGLPALTDVVVLGEDAPAEFRTWKDFLAAGDGVDARTVRARAEAVEGSDASDIVFTSGTTGRPKGAVITHAQSLRAYEIWSELAGLREGDRYLVVNPFFHTFGYKAGVLACLMRGATVIPQPVFNVDTVLANVAAERVSVLPGPPTLLQSVLDHPSRDAYDLSTLRLVVTGAAVVPLRLVERLRTELGVATVLTAYGLSEASGIVTMCRRGDAAPVIASTSGRAIPGTEVRVEAPVGEPGEVLVRGFNVMSGYFEDAESTAQVVTGEGWLRTGDVGVLDADGNLRITDRLKDMFIVGGFNAYPAEIEQQLGLHPDVADVAVIGVPDARLGEVGKAYVVRRPGVSLTGDDLIAWARREMANYKVPRAVEFVGGLPRNASGKVVKGELRQAAGGWRTST from the coding sequence GTGCGCGGTGACGTGGAGTGGGACAGCATTCCGAGGCTGGTCCGGGCGGCGGCGGAGCGGTACGGCGACACCGAGGCGGTCGTGGACGGACGTAACCGCGTCTCGTACACGGAGTTGGGCGCGCGGGTGGAGCGCGCGGCGGCGGCCTGCGTCGCGAGCGGGGTGACGGCCGGTGACCGGGTGGCGATCTGGGCGCCCAACTCCCTCGACTGGATGGTGTCCGCGCTGGGCGCGGTCTCGGCGGGCGCGGTGCTCGTACCGCTGAACACGCGCTTCAAGGGCGCGGAGGCGGCGTACGTACTGGCGCGCAGCCGGGCGAGGTTGCTGTTCGTGACGGGAACGTTCCTGGGCACGTCGTACGTGGCCTCGCTGCGGAGGGCGGCGGGGAGCGGTGACGGTGACGGGCCCCTGCCCGGGCTTCCGGCGCTGACGGACGTGGTGGTGCTGGGGGAGGACGCGCCGGCCGAGTTCCGTACGTGGAAGGACTTTCTGGCGGCCGGGGACGGGGTGGACGCGCGGACCGTCCGGGCGCGGGCGGAGGCGGTGGAGGGCTCCGACGCCTCGGACATCGTCTTCACCTCGGGCACGACGGGCCGGCCGAAGGGGGCAGTGATCACGCACGCGCAGTCGCTGCGGGCGTACGAGATCTGGAGCGAGTTGGCCGGGCTGCGGGAGGGCGACCGCTATCTCGTCGTGAACCCCTTCTTCCACACGTTCGGTTACAAGGCAGGGGTGTTGGCGTGCCTGATGCGGGGCGCGACCGTGATCCCGCAGCCGGTGTTCAACGTCGACACGGTGCTGGCGAACGTGGCGGCGGAGCGGGTGTCGGTCCTGCCCGGCCCGCCGACCCTGCTGCAGTCCGTCCTGGACCACCCGTCCCGGGACGCCTACGACCTGTCGACGCTGCGGCTGGTGGTGACGGGGGCGGCGGTGGTCCCGTTGCGGCTGGTGGAACGGTTGCGCACGGAGCTGGGCGTGGCCACCGTACTGACGGCGTACGGCCTGTCCGAGGCGAGCGGCATCGTCACGATGTGCCGCCGGGGCGACGCGGCACCGGTGATCGCGTCGACCTCGGGGCGGGCGATTCCGGGGACGGAGGTCCGGGTCGAGGCGCCCGTGGGGGAACCCGGGGAGGTGCTGGTGCGCGGCTTCAACGTCATGAGCGGGTACTTCGAGGACGCGGAGAGCACGGCCCAAGTCGTCACGGGGGAGGGCTGGTTGAGGACGGGTGACGTCGGAGTGCTGGACGCCGACGGCAACCTGCGGATCACCGACCGCCTCAAGGACATGTTCATCGTCGGAGGCTTCAACGCGTACCCGGCGGAGATCGAGCAGCAGCTCGGACTGCATCCCGATGTGGCGGACGTGGCGGTGATCGGCGTACCCGACGCACGACTCGGCGAGGTCGGGAAGGCGTACGTGGTGCGGCGGCCGGGGGTGAGTCTGACGGGGGACGACCTGATCGCCTGGGCCCGGCGGGAGATGGCGAACTACAAGGTGCCCAGGGCGGTCGAGTTCGTGGGCGGGCTGCCTCGGAACGCCAGTGGGAAGGTGGTCAAGGGGGAGTTGCGGCAGGCGGCGGGAGGCTGGCGGACATCGACGTAG
- a CDS encoding lipid-transfer protein, whose amino-acid sequence MAVAPVTAGIGSVAGIKDATAIAGIGQTEFARQLPEDERTLACRAILAALDDAGIAPTEVDALASYTMEETDEVEVAKALGLGDLTFFSKVGYGGGGSCATVAHLAAAIATGQATVGVAWRSRKRGSGPRPWRNTSAQLPTPAQWTRPFGLLRPSDEIAMLTRRHMHEYGTTRDHLFNVALACRNRANQNPAAIMYDRPLTREMYMTSRWISEPLCLFDNCLETDGALACVVVSAERARDCRRAPVYIHSAAQGLPAQHHGMVNYWNDDPLTGPAWTAARHLWKHADFTPDDVHVAQIYDAFTALIPLSLEGYGFCGRGEGGAFTEGGALESGGRLPINTGGGGLSEAYVHGFNLITEGVRQLRGTSTAQVPGASTCLVTAGEGVPTSALLLRS is encoded by the coding sequence ATGGCAGTCGCACCAGTTACGGCCGGGATCGGGAGCGTCGCCGGCATCAAGGACGCCACCGCGATCGCCGGGATCGGACAGACCGAGTTCGCCCGCCAACTCCCCGAGGACGAACGGACGTTGGCATGCCGTGCGATCCTCGCCGCACTCGACGACGCGGGCATCGCCCCCACCGAGGTCGACGCCCTCGCCTCCTACACGATGGAGGAGACCGACGAGGTCGAGGTCGCCAAGGCGCTCGGTCTCGGTGACCTCACCTTCTTCTCCAAGGTCGGCTACGGCGGCGGCGGTTCCTGCGCCACCGTCGCCCATCTCGCCGCCGCGATAGCCACCGGGCAGGCCACGGTCGGCGTCGCCTGGAGGTCACGGAAGCGGGGTTCCGGGCCCCGGCCGTGGCGAAACACCAGCGCCCAACTCCCCACCCCCGCCCAGTGGACGCGCCCCTTCGGGCTTCTGCGCCCCTCCGACGAGATCGCGATGCTCACGCGCCGCCACATGCACGAGTACGGCACGACCCGCGACCACCTCTTCAACGTCGCCCTCGCCTGCCGCAACCGGGCGAACCAGAACCCTGCCGCGATCATGTACGACCGTCCGCTCACCCGCGAGATGTACATGACCTCCCGCTGGATCAGCGAACCCCTCTGCCTCTTCGACAACTGCCTTGAGACGGACGGCGCGTTGGCCTGTGTCGTGGTGTCCGCCGAGCGTGCGCGTGACTGCCGGCGCGCCCCCGTCTACATCCACTCCGCCGCCCAGGGCCTGCCCGCCCAGCATCACGGCATGGTCAACTACTGGAACGACGACCCGCTGACCGGCCCAGCCTGGACAGCCGCCCGACACCTCTGGAAACACGCCGACTTCACCCCGGACGACGTCCATGTCGCCCAGATCTACGACGCGTTCACCGCCCTCATCCCCCTCTCCCTGGAGGGCTACGGCTTCTGCGGACGCGGTGAGGGCGGCGCCTTCACCGAGGGGGGCGCCCTGGAGAGCGGCGGCCGGCTGCCGATCAACACCGGCGGCGGCGGTCTCAGCGAGGCGTACGTCCATGGCTTCAACCTCATCACCGAGGGCGTACGACAACTGCGCGGCACCAGCACCGCCCAGGTCCCGGGAGCCTCGACCTGCCTGGTCACCGCCGGTGAGGGTGTGCCCACCTCCGCCCTTCTCCTGAGGAGTTGA
- a CDS encoding alpha/beta fold hydrolase, giving the protein MVEVNGVRLHIAEAGEGPLVVLLHGFPESWHSWRHQFGPLAAAGFRVVAPDQRGYGESERPEDVSSYSILHLVGDVVGLIRALGEETAYVVGHDWGAPVAWHTALLRPDVVRGVASLSVPPPFRGDHRPLGVMEAMFGGRFYWNYINRSAAADAELARDPRTTLRRMLYAFSGDNPESGTGRQPLIEPGQGWLDTMPDPEKLPAWLTETDLDSLTESFAGSFTGALNWYRNIDRNWELTSAWHGAVVSPPALYVYGDRDLVPAFPGTPQLIERLPELMPNLRRAPILLEGCGHWTQQERPNEVNAALIPFLTELRDSGS; this is encoded by the coding sequence ATGGTCGAGGTGAACGGCGTCCGGCTGCACATCGCGGAGGCGGGCGAGGGGCCGCTCGTCGTGCTGCTGCACGGCTTCCCCGAGTCCTGGCACTCCTGGCGCCACCAGTTCGGCCCGCTGGCCGCCGCCGGTTTCCGGGTCGTCGCACCCGACCAGCGCGGATACGGCGAGAGCGAACGCCCCGAGGACGTGTCCTCGTACAGCATCCTGCACCTGGTCGGGGACGTGGTCGGGCTGATCCGGGCACTCGGCGAGGAGACGGCGTACGTCGTCGGCCACGACTGGGGCGCGCCGGTGGCCTGGCACACCGCGCTGCTGCGCCCGGACGTCGTGCGCGGGGTGGCAAGCCTGAGCGTGCCGCCGCCGTTCCGGGGAGACCACCGGCCCCTGGGCGTGATGGAGGCGATGTTCGGCGGCCGTTTCTACTGGAACTACATCAACCGCTCGGCGGCGGCCGACGCCGAGCTGGCCCGCGACCCGCGCACCACCCTGCGCAGGATGCTGTACGCCTTCTCCGGCGACAACCCCGAGTCGGGCACGGGCAGGCAGCCGCTGATCGAGCCCGGCCAGGGCTGGTTGGACACCATGCCCGACCCGGAGAAGCTCCCGGCCTGGCTCACCGAGACGGACCTCGACTCCCTCACCGAGAGCTTCGCGGGCAGCTTCACCGGCGCCCTCAACTGGTACCGCAACATCGACCGCAACTGGGAGCTGACGTCGGCCTGGCACGGGGCGGTGGTCAGTCCGCCCGCGCTGTACGTGTACGGCGACCGGGACTTGGTGCCGGCGTTTCCGGGCACGCCCCAACTCATCGAGCGGTTGCCGGAGTTGATGCCGAACCTGCGGCGCGCCCCGATCCTGCTGGAGGGCTGCGGCCACTGGACGCAGCAGGAACGGCCGAACGAGGTCAACGCGGCACTGATCCCCTTCCTGACCGAGTTGCGGGACTCCGGCAGCTGA
- a CDS encoding sortase-dependent protein produces MRRTVLSAVALAATAVLAGTAPAFADGTSPTPVPSTAPTEATPAPSTAPTQTPTQAEGASEAPSEAPTTDPNSSPSQVAEVPNGAPNTGVTETSTDSGTSGALIGGGAAAAFAVAGAAVIVVRRRRATGA; encoded by the coding sequence GTGCGCCGTACCGTCCTCAGCGCCGTGGCACTCGCGGCCACCGCCGTACTGGCGGGCACCGCACCCGCGTTCGCCGACGGCACGAGCCCGACCCCGGTCCCCTCCACCGCGCCGACCGAGGCCACCCCCGCGCCGAGCACCGCACCGACCCAGACCCCGACACAGGCCGAGGGAGCCAGCGAGGCGCCCAGCGAGGCCCCCACCACCGACCCCAACTCCTCCCCGTCCCAGGTCGCCGAGGTTCCGAACGGCGCGCCCAACACCGGCGTTACGGAGACGTCGACGGACTCCGGAACGTCGGGGGCGCTGATCGGCGGAGGCGCTGCCGCCGCGTTCGCCGTGGCCGGCGCCGCGGTGATCGTCGTACGCCGTCGGCGGGCGACCGGCGCGTGA
- a CDS encoding class F sortase, producing MTVLSRRAFGTGATAAAASLLFAAGCSSDAGGVRTTGTANPDAAASQPAAGKHTAANSAQSAKSGRAVGRSAPVRLSVPAIGVDTPVMRLGLASDGTVQVPPISDHDQAGWYEHSPTPGQTGPSVILGHVTVGAYGDGVFHDLSRLRRGEKIVARLENGTETEFTVTSVRTVAKANFPTNDVYGNVSRPELRLITCGGPKDEDGYLDNVIVFAALTSSTNR from the coding sequence GTGACCGTGCTCTCCAGGCGCGCGTTCGGCACGGGGGCCACGGCTGCCGCGGCCTCGCTGCTGTTCGCGGCCGGCTGTTCCTCCGACGCCGGGGGCGTACGGACGACGGGGACCGCGAATCCCGACGCCGCCGCGTCGCAGCCGGCCGCCGGCAAGCACACCGCCGCGAATTCCGCGCAGTCCGCGAAGTCCGGCCGGGCGGTGGGCCGTTCGGCCCCTGTCCGGCTCAGCGTCCCCGCCATCGGGGTCGACACCCCGGTCATGCGGCTGGGGCTGGCGTCCGACGGAACCGTGCAGGTTCCTCCGATCAGCGACCACGACCAGGCCGGCTGGTACGAGCACTCACCGACGCCCGGCCAGACCGGCCCGTCGGTGATCCTCGGCCATGTCACGGTCGGCGCCTACGGGGACGGCGTCTTCCACGACCTGTCGCGGCTGCGCCGGGGCGAGAAGATCGTGGCGCGTCTGGAGAACGGCACGGAGACTGAGTTCACGGTCACCTCCGTGCGGACGGTGGCCAAGGCGAACTTCCCGACGAACGACGTCTACGGGAACGTGAGCCGGCCCGAGCTGCGGCTCATCACGTGCGGTGGCCCCAAGGACGAGGACGGCTACCTCGACAACGTGATCGTCTTCGCCGCGCTGACGTCGTCCACGAACCGTTGA
- a CDS encoding Zn-ribbon domain-containing OB-fold protein yields MLTPVVDEDGAPFWEHAARGELRVQTCADCDEPRFPPRPCCPHCQSFASEWRQVSGRGRVWSYVVPHPPLLPDYAELAPYNVIVVELADAPRIRLVGNLVTGPDAPLNSLSPDRIRIGARVQVVFSSTGLPQWILERP; encoded by the coding sequence ATGCTGACCCCTGTAGTCGACGAAGACGGCGCCCCCTTCTGGGAGCACGCGGCCCGGGGCGAACTCCGCGTCCAGACCTGCGCCGACTGCGACGAACCCCGCTTCCCGCCCCGCCCCTGCTGCCCGCACTGCCAGTCCTTCGCGAGCGAGTGGCGCCAGGTCAGCGGACGCGGACGCGTCTGGTCGTACGTCGTCCCGCACCCCCCGCTCCTCCCGGACTACGCCGAGCTGGCCCCGTACAACGTGATCGTCGTCGAGCTGGCCGACGCACCGCGCATCCGGCTGGTCGGCAACCTGGTCACCGGCCCCGACGCCCCCCTCAACTCCCTTTCCCCCGACCGGATTCGCATCGGCGCTCGGGTGCAGGTCGTCTTCTCCTCGACCGGGCTTCCACAGTGGATCCTGGAGCGCCCGTGA